In Thermococcus sp., the sequence CCCTTCAGTCCTTCCAGTTCCTCCCTTAAAGCCCTTGCTGTTTCCTCGCTTCCGGTCAGGGAGGAGAACTTCCTCAGGGCTTCCTCAAGCTTCGGATACTTCCCGAGGAAGCCCTCAAGTTTCTCGGCCGGAACGAGCATGCCTGTTTCCCGGTAGACTACCAGCGCACCGAGGGTTTTCAGGGCGTCAAGGTACGCTTCGTATGCCTCTCCGTACCTGCTCTCTTCCACAAGCCGGTCTCCCCTTTCAATGTAGAGTTCGAACTTTTTGATTAACTCTACCTCCATGCTATCACCGGCGAATTTTTATAGGGTCTGATATAAAAACCCTGAGATGAAGGCCGAGGAACTCGTCTGGGGCGCGGTTGTGGCGGTCATACTTTACGTAACGTGGAGGGTAGTGCATCCATTAGTTGCCCCCATCTTCTTTGGGCTCGTACTTGCCTATGCATCCTATCCCCTTCAGAGGAGGCTCTCCAAAAGGCTCGGAAAAAAGCGCTCCGCACTGGCAATCAGCCTTTTGATGCTCATCTTTGGCGGAGCCTTAACACTTGAACTGCTCCTCGTTTCTGTTCAGGTTGCCATGTCCTTCTATGACAGCGTTGTAAATGTCTTCAACTGGCTACTCACACTCTCGCTCCCTTCAGAGGTTCTCAACTTCCTCCAGCACTTTCAGGACCAGGTAGTTCCAAAATTGGCCGACTACGTTTCGAGGGAAGCCTTCTCGATTCCCTCCTACGTCCTTCAGCTCGTTGTTTTCTTCTTCACCTACTACTACGCCCTAGCCTACGGTGAGGAAATCAGAGAACAGGTTTATGCCCTCCTTCCGGATAAAAACCGTGAGCTCGGTGAGGAAATCCTCGAAAGCGTGAATAAAACCCTGTCCGCCCTCGTCAGGGCCTGGCTTCTTCTAAACGTCGCCAAGGGAATCCTCATGACGGTTGGCTTCATTATCTTCCGCGTTTCGGACCTGTACACCGCTATAGTTGCCGGCTTCCTGACCTTTGCCTTCTCCTTCGTTCCCCTCTTTGAGGGCTGGATGATTTGGCTCGCCGCGGCAGTATACTTCGCCGTTGAAGGGGCCTACCTCCACGCCCTTGGCATAGCCCTCTACGGCTTTTTCCTCGTTTCGCCGATGCCGGACTACACGATAAGGCCCATGCTCGTTGCCAGGGATACGGAGCTCGACGAGACCCTGGTCTTCATAGGAATGATTGGCGGAACGTGGGCGATGGGGCTGAAAGGCCTCATAATCGGGCCTATAGTTCTTAACCTTCTCCTCGTCCTGCTTAAAGAATGGAAAAGGCTCACAGAATTTTCACGCCGGCCTTCTCCAGTTCCTCAAGGGCTTTCCTCTCGTCGTCAGGGTTGATGCCCTTCACGGCGTCGCTCAGCAGGTAAACCTCAAAGCCGTGTTTTAGAGCATCTAAAGCCGTTGCCTTAACGCAGTACTCGGTAGCGACACCGCATATGTAAACCCTCTTGACGCCTTTTTCCCTCAGAATCTCTGCCAGGTTCGTTCCCTCGAAACCGGAATAGGCTTCCTTGTCCGGTTCGGTAGCCTTTGAGATTATAACCGCGTCCTCAGGCAGGTCAACGACAAACTCCGCCCCTGGTGTGTTCTGAACGCAGTGCCTCGGCCATGGTCCTCCCTGTTCCTTGAAACTTATGTGGTTCTCCGGGTGCCAGTCGCGGGTTGCAACTATAAGAGCTCCCTTTTCCCTGAACTTCCTTATGTACTCGTTGCATTTCGAGATTATCTTGTCCCCCTCGGGGACGGGAAGGGCTCCCCCCGGCATAAAGTCCCTCTGCATGTCCACAACTATGAGCGCCTCCTCCGGCATGGGTATCACCACCATGGATTTCTCTGCGGGATTAATAAGCGTTTAAACCTCAAGCCTGTCTTTGAAGCGGGACATGTCTATCCCTTTCTCAAGGCCGAAGAGGTAAGCCAGAATCCTCTCGTCCAAATCGCCGTAGCGCTCGCGGAGGGCTTTTATACCCTCCATGACCTCAAGCTCCGTCCACCTAAGGGTTCTCGCTATGTAAACCACCATCTCACCCAGGAGGTTCTCTGGTTTTTCCTTTTCCTCCAGAATTTCGAGTTTTGCCACGAGCATTCCATTGTGCTCCTCCAGTAGACCCTCCTCAAGCCATTCCCTGATTCTCTCCTTAGCCTCGCTAACCGAAAAGCGCCTCAACTTAAAGCTCAGAATTCCGACTAACTCGCTCCTCGTGAACTCGGCCGAGCCCTTGACCTCAACTGCCTCCTTCAGCGGATGCATTGCCATCAATCTTTTTATTATCCGGGGATAGATAAAGTTTTGGTGTTGGATATGGAGCAGAGGACTCACAGACTGGCCAATGAAAGGCTCGTTGGCAGACCGTTGAAGATTGAACCTGGAAGAGCCGAGGTCGAGCTTTTAACAACTGAAGAGATGGCCGTTGACGAGTACGGCCTCGTTCACGGTGGTTTTACGTTTGGGCTGGCTGACTACGCGGCGATGTTAGCTGTGAACGAGCCCACCGTTGTTCTCGGGAAGGCTGAGGTGAGGTTCCTGAAGCCTGTGAAGGTCGGGGATATACTGATAGCCAAAGCAGAAGTCGTTGAAGACCTGGGGCGGAAGAAGATAGTTAAGGCTGACGTTTTCAGAGGAAGCGAGAAAGTCTTTGAGGGAACCTTCCACTGCTACGTTCTCGATAGGCACGTGCTTGAGTAACCGGGGGTCAGAGCGTGGCCGAAGAGAAGGGGAAGGAAATCTTTGGAATAAGCTGGAACGTCTTTCTGCTCGGGCTGGTCAGCTTTCTCAACGACATGAGCAGTGAGATGATTGCCCCAATCGTTCCTGCTTACCTAACCGAGGTTCTGAAGGCCGGAAAGCTCGCGAGCGGTTCGATAATGGGGGCGATAGAGAGCGCGAGTTCCCTCTTCAAGGTGGTCTTCGGTTACTTCAGCGATAGGTTCAGGAAAAGAAAGGCCTTCGTTTTCACGGGCTATGCCCTCTCAACCCTCGCCAAGGGTCTTCTGGCGTTCTCACGGAACTGGGTTGATTTCCTTCTCCTCAGGCTCCTTGACAGAACAGGAAAGGGCATCAGGACGGCACCACGCGACGCGCTAATAGCCGAGTCCAGCGACGGAAAAACAGGGAAGTCCTTTGGCTTCCACAGGATGATGGACACACTCGGTGCCGTTGCGGGCCCACTCGTGACGGTTCTCTTAATCGGTCTCCTCTCCTACCTACCAAGGGAGACCCTTTACCGAAGAATCTTTCTGCTCTCGGCAATCCCGGGTCTGCTCTCGCTCGTGATAATAGCCCTGTTCGTCAAGGACCGCGGTGATGAAGTCAGGAAGAAGATAAGGGGCATCTCGTCACTGAGGAGCCGGTCGCTTCAGCTGTTCCTGATTGTGGTTGCGGTTGGGACCCTGGGAAGATACAGCTACGCCTTTACCCTCTGGAAGGCCGAGGAACTCGGCTACACCGTCCTTCAGGGTTCAGCTTTCTACGCCCTCTTCAATCTCGTCTACGCCCTTTCAGCCTATCCAATAGGGGTTTACTCCGACAGGGTAAGCAAGAAGGCCCTTATCGGCATTGGCTTCCTTCTCTCGGCGTTGGCAAGTCTCTGCTTCGCCTTTGCAGGGGGTTTAACCTTTCTCATAGTGGCCTTCGTCCTCTACGGCCTCTACATGGCGGTAATGGACACCGTTCCAAGGGCCTACATGGCCGAACTCGCCGGAGACTACGAAAAGGGGACGATCATAGGGGCCTACCACACGGTGGTTGGGCTCTTTGCCTTCCCGGCTTCGCTGATTGCCGGCTACCTCTGGAGCGCCTATTCCTTAACTTATAGCTTCCTCTTTGCCTCAGTCATGTCATTCCTGGCATTCATTCTGCTCCAGTTTGATTGACGTTCTGCCAATTTTTTCTGTTCGTTTTTGTTCATTTCCCGTCAAAAAGACTAAAAAACCTTGGGTCTATTGGATAAGGGTGGTGAGATGAGAATTCTAATCATCGGTACCGGCGGGACCATAGCGAGCACAAAGACTGAGAGGGGTTACAAGGCAAAGCTAACCGCTAAAGAAATCCTCAAGCTTGCCGGAATCAGCGGGGATGGTGTTAAAATCGACACCCGGGACGTTCTGAATCTCGACAGTACTTTAATCCAGCCGGAGGACTGGGTAACCATCGGGAAGGCCGTTTATGAGAGCCTTGACGAATACGATGGAATCGTGATAACCCACGGGACCGACACCCTGGCTTACACATCCTCGGCTCTGAGCTTCATGCTGAGGAACGTCCCGATTCCCGTGGTTTTAACCGGCTCGATGCTCCCGATAACCGAGCCAAACAGTGACGCGCCGAGGAATTTGAAAACCGCTTTGACGTTTGCCATGAAAGGCTTCCCCGGGATATACGTGGCCTTTATGGACAAGATAATGCTCGGAACGAGGGTTTCGAA encodes:
- a CDS encoding nicotinamidase — protein: MPEEALIVVDMQRDFMPGGALPVPEGDKIISKCNEYIRKFREKGALIVATRDWHPENHISFKEQGGPWPRHCVQNTPGAEFVVDLPEDAVIISKATEPDKEAYSGFEGTNLAEILREKGVKRVYICGVATEYCVKATALDALKHGFEVYLLSDAVKGINPDDERKALEELEKAGVKIL
- a CDS encoding DUF2240 family protein, translating into MHPLKEAVEVKGSAEFTRSELVGILSFKLRRFSVSEAKERIREWLEEGLLEEHNGMLVAKLEILEEKEKPENLLGEMVVYIARTLRWTELEVMEGIKALRERYGDLDERILAYLFGLEKGIDMSRFKDRLEV
- a CDS encoding AI-2E family transporter: MKAEELVWGAVVAVILYVTWRVVHPLVAPIFFGLVLAYASYPLQRRLSKRLGKKRSALAISLLMLIFGGALTLELLLVSVQVAMSFYDSVVNVFNWLLTLSLPSEVLNFLQHFQDQVVPKLADYVSREAFSIPSYVLQLVVFFFTYYYALAYGEEIREQVYALLPDKNRELGEEILESVNKTLSALVRAWLLLNVAKGILMTVGFIIFRVSDLYTAIVAGFLTFAFSFVPLFEGWMIWLAAAVYFAVEGAYLHALGIALYGFFLVSPMPDYTIRPMLVARDTELDETLVFIGMIGGTWAMGLKGLIIGPIVLNLLLVLLKEWKRLTEFSRRPSPVPQGLSSRRQG
- a CDS encoding PaaI family thioesterase, which translates into the protein MEQRTHRLANERLVGRPLKIEPGRAEVELLTTEEMAVDEYGLVHGGFTFGLADYAAMLAVNEPTVVLGKAEVRFLKPVKVGDILIAKAEVVEDLGRKKIVKADVFRGSEKVFEGTFHCYVLDRHVLE
- a CDS encoding MFS transporter, which gives rise to MAEEKGKEIFGISWNVFLLGLVSFLNDMSSEMIAPIVPAYLTEVLKAGKLASGSIMGAIESASSLFKVVFGYFSDRFRKRKAFVFTGYALSTLAKGLLAFSRNWVDFLLLRLLDRTGKGIRTAPRDALIAESSDGKTGKSFGFHRMMDTLGAVAGPLVTVLLIGLLSYLPRETLYRRIFLLSAIPGLLSLVIIALFVKDRGDEVRKKIRGISSLRSRSLQLFLIVVAVGTLGRYSYAFTLWKAEELGYTVLQGSAFYALFNLVYALSAYPIGVYSDRVSKKALIGIGFLLSALASLCFAFAGGLTFLIVAFVLYGLYMAVMDTVPRAYMAELAGDYEKGTIIGAYHTVVGLFAFPASLIAGYLWSAYSLTYSFLFASVMSFLAFILLQFD